A single bacterium DNA region contains:
- a CDS encoding iron chelate uptake ABC transporter family permease subunit, translating into RALDAFTFGDDAAASLGISVPKVRLILFTTTALITATIVSMAGSIGFVGLVVPHVMRFFFGPLHRILLIASALAGAILMVLADIASRLLIAPQSLPVGVVTALVGVPFFAIIIYRSRSQ; encoded by the coding sequence CGCGCTCTGGACGCGTTTACATTTGGCGACGATGCTGCGGCCTCGCTGGGTATCTCAGTCCCAAAGGTTCGGCTTATCCTGTTCACCACGACCGCGCTTATCACCGCAACCATTGTCAGCATGGCAGGTTCGATTGGCTTTGTCGGCCTGGTTGTCCCCCACGTGATGCGCTTCTTCTTTGGTCCGCTGCATAGAATATTGCTGATTGCGAGCGCGTTAGCGGGCGCCATCCTGATGGTGCTGGCGGACATCGCCTCCCGACTCCTGATTGCTCCGCAAAGCTTGCCCGTCGGCGTCGTCACTGCACTGGTTGGCGTACCGTTCTTTGCCATTATCATCTACCGTTCAAGGAGCCAGTGA
- a CDS encoding ABC transporter ATP-binding protein, translating to MSISAEKVTWKVGKKIIVNNVSLKVNRGETVGLLGPNGSGKSSLLRLLAGLRRPLSGVVALDAKDISQMAKKQLARRIAFVEQHGMTESNMRVRDVVKLGRIPHHSPFSNWSTHDDETVNGALERVGMLDHSDQGWQSLSGGERQRVHIARALAQSPTEILLDEPTNHLDIHHQIQLMKLISELPVTSLVAIHDLNHASMFCDALIVMQQGEIVARGTPEEILTESLLWDVFRVETRIEISPYHGKKHIHYIV from the coding sequence ATGAGTATCAGCGCTGAAAAAGTGACCTGGAAGGTGGGGAAAAAGATTATCGTCAACAATGTTTCACTCAAGGTTAACCGTGGTGAAACTGTTGGTTTGCTGGGTCCCAATGGTTCGGGGAAATCATCCCTGTTGCGCCTGCTGGCAGGATTAAGACGCCCCCTGTCTGGCGTGGTAGCGCTGGACGCAAAGGACATCAGCCAGATGGCCAAAAAGCAGCTGGCTCGCCGGATTGCCTTCGTAGAGCAACACGGCATGACGGAGTCGAATATGCGCGTCCGGGATGTCGTAAAACTGGGCCGTATTCCCCACCACTCACCCTTTTCTAACTGGAGCACCCACGATGATGAAACCGTCAATGGTGCGCTGGAAAGAGTGGGTATGCTTGATCACAGCGATCAGGGTTGGCAGAGTCTGTCCGGGGGCGAACGCCAGCGCGTGCACATCGCCAGAGCGCTGGCGCAGTCACCAACAGAAATCTTGCTGGATGAGCCAACAAATCATCTGGATATTCACCATCAGATCCAGTTGATGAAATTGATCAGCGAATTGCCAGTGACCAGCCTTGTAGCTATCCACGATCTCAACCATGCCTCAATGTTTTGCGATGCACTGATTGTTATGCAACAAGGCGAGATCGTTGCCAGGGGAACACCGGAGGAAATACTGACAGAATCCCTTCTGTGGGATGTTTTTCGGGTTGAAACCAGAATCGAAATTTCTCCC